The following coding sequences lie in one Thermodesulforhabdaceae bacterium genomic window:
- a CDS encoding PxxKW family cysteine-rich protein, which translates to MICQTVRAGSECAFMTPTGCGYNGGTCYPIVEQCEGCQRITEVEGGKFCTIYPNPSIKWKTGPCNMATHVKIETSKQQQEKINPLKASKRAAKGKK; encoded by the coding sequence ATGATTTGCCAGACAGTTAGAGCCGGTTCAGAATGCGCTTTTATGACTCCGACTGGATGTGGATACAACGGCGGAACCTGTTATCCTATTGTAGAGCAATGTGAAGGATGCCAGAGAATTACCGAGGTGGAAGGAGGAAAGTTTTGCACTATTTATCCCAATCCATCGATTAAGTGGAAAACTGGTCCCTGCAACATGGCTACTCATGTAAAGATTGAAACTTCCAAGCAACAGCAAGAAAAAATCAATCCTCTTAAGGCATCCAAGCGCGCAGCAAAAGGTAAGAAGTAA
- a CDS encoding thiamine pyrophosphate-dependent enzyme, giving the protein MSVPFVEIPDREYVLPGTRTCAGCGLTLAYRYILKALGPKVIITLPACCLTILHGIYPKTPVAVNALNTTFASTAASASGLVAGLKATGQNDYVVVGMAGDGGTFDMGIQALSGAAERQTDFIYICYDNEAYMNTGVQRSSATPEGAITTTTPVEPKQQPKKDFLAIMEAHKLPYMATCCSAYPRDIYEKLSKAKNIRGTRFIHLYVPCPPGWGFPTNKTVEIGRIAVETGVVVLFEIEDGKLRLTGRSLTMARSGRKRPVDEYLKLQGRFKKMTPEQIASFQKDVDERWEQYLRRAEI; this is encoded by the coding sequence ATGAGCGTGCCGTTTGTTGAGATTCCCGATCGAGAATATGTCCTTCCTGGCACAAGAACCTGTGCAGGATGTGGGCTTACTCTAGCTTACCGTTATATATTAAAAGCCCTTGGTCCTAAAGTTATAATAACTCTTCCGGCCTGCTGTCTTACAATACTTCACGGTATCTATCCCAAAACTCCTGTGGCAGTTAATGCTTTAAATACAACCTTTGCAAGCACAGCAGCTTCGGCATCGGGACTTGTTGCGGGACTTAAAGCAACAGGGCAAAATGATTATGTTGTTGTTGGTATGGCTGGCGACGGTGGCACCTTCGATATGGGAATTCAAGCTTTGAGTGGAGCTGCGGAACGCCAGACCGATTTTATTTACATTTGCTATGACAATGAAGCTTACATGAATACTGGTGTTCAGAGATCTAGCGCAACACCTGAGGGAGCCATCACCACGACAACCCCTGTAGAACCTAAGCAACAACCTAAAAAAGATTTTCTCGCTATTATGGAAGCTCACAAGCTGCCCTATATGGCTACCTGTTGCTCCGCTTATCCTCGGGACATTTATGAGAAGCTTTCCAAAGCAAAAAATATTCGAGGCACACGGTTTATACATCTCTATGTTCCTTGTCCACCTGGTTGGGGATTTCCGACTAATAAAACCGTAGAAATAGGCCGTATTGCAGTGGAAACTGGTGTGGTCGTTTTGTTTGAAATAGAAGACGGCAAATTACGTCTTACGGGACGAAGTCTTACAATGGCTCGTTCTGGACGCAAGAGGCCAGTGGATGAATACCTGAAACTTCAGGGACGATTCAAAAAAATGACCCCGGAACAAATCGCATCCTTCCAGAAGGATGTAGATGAAAGATGGGAACAATACCTTAGGCGAGCCGAGATTTAG
- the fusA gene encoding elongation factor G: protein MKEDLTKVRNFALGAHTGAGKTSLGEAMLFMSGATTRLNKVDQGNSVLDFEPEEVKRKITISSAFYTFEWNKYTFHLIDTPGDFNFIAETQTALQGADGVVVVVDAVDGVKVQTERVWEIADTLGHPRVIFVSKVDKDRADFKRVVEDIRSNFGDICVPVTVPIGLGEQFKGVVDVLHGKAFVYPGPESKQFNIQDVPGDLAGDVEAYRDQVIERVAEADDTLLEKYLEQGALDPEEIEKGLIAAITHRKLVPILCGSGVTGIGVVQFMDFMARYFPSPMDRGERAGETSDGQPISRKPLPEEPFSALVIKTLNDPYAGRLTIMRVFSGTVSSDSTVYNATKKSKERFGSLLLLQGKSQKQISEAGPGSIVAVAKLKDTMTGDTLCDEKQPILYGLLPLPPVVYSLAVEPKSRGDEEKIFSSLARLMEEDVRLKLERNDETKEMILSGMGEIHIEATVDKLQRKYGVEVNLRLPRVPYKETIRGKARVQGKYKKQTGGRGQYGDCWIEIEPLPRGEGFKFVDKIVGGVIPKQFIPAVEKGIVEAAQEGVLAGYPTIDFKVDLVDGSFHPVDSSELAFKIAGSMAFKKAAMDAKPVLLEPIMYMEITVPDDCMGDVIGDLNGRRGKVLGMESKGKKQIIKALVPMVEVLRYAPDLRSMTAGRGVFIMRFDHYEEVPAQLQDKIIEQARVEKEKESK, encoded by the coding sequence ATGAAGGAAGATCTGACAAAAGTGAGAAACTTTGCACTTGGAGCTCATACAGGAGCAGGAAAGACATCGCTCGGCGAAGCTATGCTATTCATGTCCGGAGCAACTACAAGACTGAACAAGGTCGATCAAGGTAATTCCGTTTTGGATTTTGAGCCCGAAGAAGTAAAACGAAAAATTACCATCAGTTCTGCTTTTTACACCTTTGAATGGAATAAATACACTTTCCACCTTATAGATACACCAGGCGATTTTAACTTTATCGCTGAGACTCAGACGGCTCTTCAAGGAGCCGATGGAGTTGTGGTCGTTGTGGACGCCGTCGATGGTGTTAAGGTCCAAACTGAGCGAGTCTGGGAAATTGCAGATACTTTGGGACATCCAAGAGTAATTTTTGTAAGCAAGGTGGACAAAGATCGAGCGGATTTCAAGCGTGTAGTGGAAGATATTCGTAGCAACTTCGGTGATATATGCGTTCCGGTTACCGTTCCTATTGGATTAGGGGAGCAGTTCAAAGGTGTAGTGGATGTTTTGCACGGAAAGGCCTTTGTTTATCCTGGACCTGAATCAAAACAGTTTAATATTCAAGATGTCCCCGGTGACCTCGCCGGAGATGTGGAAGCTTACAGAGATCAAGTTATAGAACGAGTAGCCGAAGCTGATGATACACTACTGGAAAAATATCTGGAACAGGGCGCGCTTGATCCAGAAGAGATTGAAAAAGGGCTTATAGCAGCTATTACACATCGTAAACTTGTCCCCATACTTTGCGGATCTGGGGTAACCGGTATAGGTGTCGTTCAGTTCATGGATTTTATGGCTCGATACTTCCCAAGCCCGATGGATAGAGGTGAAAGGGCAGGGGAAACATCTGACGGACAGCCGATTTCGAGAAAACCTTTACCAGAAGAACCTTTCAGTGCTCTTGTTATTAAAACCTTAAACGATCCTTATGCGGGACGTCTTACCATAATGAGAGTCTTTTCAGGGACGGTAAGTTCCGATTCCACAGTTTACAACGCCACCAAGAAATCAAAAGAACGTTTTGGAAGTCTTTTGCTCCTTCAGGGGAAGTCTCAAAAACAGATTTCCGAAGCCGGCCCCGGTTCAATTGTTGCTGTGGCAAAGCTTAAGGATACCATGACAGGTGATACACTTTGTGATGAAAAACAACCCATTCTGTATGGTCTGCTTCCACTTCCCCCTGTGGTTTACTCGCTTGCCGTTGAACCAAAGAGCCGTGGTGATGAAGAAAAAATATTCTCGTCTCTTGCTCGCCTTATGGAAGAAGATGTGAGACTTAAACTTGAACGTAATGATGAAACAAAGGAGATGATCCTTTCCGGCATGGGGGAAATCCATATCGAGGCCACCGTTGACAAGCTCCAACGCAAATATGGCGTCGAAGTTAACCTGCGGCTTCCCAGAGTGCCTTACAAAGAGACAATAAGGGGTAAGGCTAGAGTGCAGGGGAAGTATAAAAAGCAGACGGGAGGTCGAGGTCAATACGGCGATTGCTGGATTGAGATTGAACCTCTTCCAAGAGGTGAGGGATTCAAGTTTGTAGATAAGATCGTTGGAGGCGTAATTCCCAAACAGTTTATTCCAGCTGTGGAAAAGGGTATTGTTGAGGCTGCTCAGGAGGGTGTGCTTGCCGGTTATCCAACTATCGATTTCAAAGTGGATCTTGTTGATGGATCATTCCATCCTGTGGATTCGTCGGAACTTGCCTTTAAGATAGCCGGCTCAATGGCTTTCAAAAAGGCTGCAATGGATGCCAAGCCTGTGCTTCTAGAGCCGATCATGTATATGGAAATTACTGTGCCGGACGATTGTATGGGCGACGTTATTGGCGATCTGAACGGGCGAAGAGGAAAAGTATTGGGCATGGAGTCCAAGGGTAAGAAGCAGATCATTAAGGCGCTTGTGCCCATGGTTGAAGTGCTAAGATATGCGCCAGACCTTCGCTCTATGACCGCCGGGCGGGGCGTTTTTATCATGAGATTCGACCACTACGAGGAAGTACCTGCTCAACTTCAAGACAAGATTATAGAGCAGGCCAGGGTGGAGAAAGAAAAGGAGAGTAAATAA
- the pilB gene encoding type IV-A pilus assembly ATPase PilB, producing the protein MSQVGASKRLGQLLIEESLISKEQLQEALNEQMRSRERLGAILIKKGFINATDLAVALAKQLKLPLVNPLKINIPDEIQNLILQETAEKYQAVPFGLTGNVLHVATSDPTNRLMADDLRFLTQKAIKIHVAPENAIKQILEHRKASSNDSLDEALRLLSDDIELTTEGPEDLDLAEIQGEAGDAPVVKLVNSLLTDAIRKKASDIHIEPYEKTLRIRYRIDGILYEIMRPPVKYKNAISSRIKIMSNLDIAERRLPQDGRIKAKILGKEIDFRVSCLPTIFGEKVVLRILDKSSLQLDMTELGFEPDQLDAFKRAIYQPYGMVLVTGPTGSGKTTTLYSALMELNKTERNISTVEDPVEYNLPGINQVQVHEAIGLTFAAALRAFLRQDPDIIMVGEIRDYETAEIAVKAALTGHLVLSTLHTNDAPSTITRLINMGVEPFLVASALNLALAQRLVRKLCNQCKVVNDAITPDILLDIGVPEHWIESGFTCFSARGCVACNNTGYRGRVALYEVMPIHDELQELILANAPAAEIKKEAIRLGMKTLRMSGLNKVREGITSIDEVMRATAKD; encoded by the coding sequence ATGAGCCAAGTAGGCGCATCGAAAAGGCTGGGCCAGCTTTTGATTGAAGAAAGCCTGATATCAAAAGAGCAACTCCAGGAAGCTCTTAACGAGCAGATGCGATCTCGTGAACGCCTAGGAGCAATTCTTATAAAAAAAGGTTTTATAAACGCGACAGATCTTGCTGTAGCTCTGGCAAAACAGCTTAAACTTCCCCTTGTAAACCCTCTTAAAATCAACATTCCCGATGAAATCCAAAATTTGATTTTGCAAGAAACGGCTGAAAAATATCAGGCTGTTCCTTTCGGACTGACTGGGAATGTGCTTCATGTGGCAACATCAGATCCTACAAATCGTCTTATGGCTGATGACCTGCGTTTTCTTACTCAAAAAGCCATTAAAATTCACGTAGCCCCGGAAAATGCCATAAAACAAATTCTAGAACACAGAAAGGCTTCGTCGAACGATTCGCTGGATGAAGCGCTAAGACTACTTAGTGATGACATTGAACTAACAACGGAAGGACCAGAAGATTTAGATCTAGCGGAAATCCAAGGAGAAGCCGGCGATGCTCCTGTTGTTAAGCTGGTTAACTCCCTACTCACAGATGCCATTCGTAAAAAAGCCAGTGATATTCATATTGAGCCTTACGAAAAGACACTGCGCATTAGATACCGTATTGATGGTATTCTTTATGAAATCATGCGTCCTCCTGTGAAATATAAAAATGCCATTTCGTCTCGTATAAAGATCATGAGCAATCTAGACATAGCAGAACGCAGGCTTCCGCAGGATGGAAGAATTAAAGCTAAAATTCTGGGTAAAGAAATAGATTTTCGAGTTTCCTGCCTTCCCACTATATTTGGTGAAAAAGTAGTGCTTCGAATTCTTGATAAATCGAGCCTTCAACTTGACATGACTGAACTGGGATTTGAACCTGATCAACTCGATGCCTTTAAGAGAGCAATCTATCAGCCTTACGGCATGGTGTTAGTCACCGGTCCTACAGGAAGTGGAAAAACTACTACACTTTACAGCGCTTTAATGGAATTAAACAAAACGGAAAGAAATATTTCCACAGTGGAAGATCCTGTGGAATACAATCTTCCAGGTATAAACCAGGTTCAGGTCCACGAAGCTATAGGACTAACCTTTGCTGCAGCTTTAAGAGCCTTCTTACGACAGGATCCTGATATTATCATGGTGGGCGAGATTCGAGACTACGAAACAGCAGAAATTGCAGTCAAGGCAGCTCTTACGGGACATCTTGTATTGAGCACATTACACACAAACGATGCTCCCAGCACAATAACTCGACTCATAAACATGGGAGTAGAACCCTTTCTGGTTGCTTCGGCCCTAAATCTAGCTTTAGCTCAAAGGCTCGTAAGGAAACTCTGCAACCAGTGCAAAGTAGTGAATGATGCGATTACACCAGATATACTACTTGACATAGGTGTGCCAGAACACTGGATAGAATCTGGGTTTACATGTTTTAGCGCTAGAGGCTGTGTTGCCTGCAACAACACTGGTTACAGAGGAAGAGTTGCTCTTTATGAAGTAATGCCTATCCACGATGAATTGCAGGAACTAATACTGGCAAACGCTCCAGCCGCAGAAATAAAAAAAGAAGCCATAAGGCTTGGAATGAAGACTCTAAGGATGAGCGGGCTTAATAAGGTTAGAGAAGGTATTACGTCTATCGATGAGGTTATGCGGGCAACGGCTAAAGATTGA
- a CDS encoding transketolase C-terminal domain-containing protein, whose translation MKGYFLRARGEKVEQYQIITGNQAAALGAKLCRVQVVAAYPITPQSKIPEVLAEYVERGELKAEFVRVESEHSALTVCISASIVGARAFTATAANGLAYMHEQLHWAAGARVPIVMPVTNRGLGAPWTILNDMQDSLSQRDTGWIQFYCINNQEVLDHVIMGYRVAETVHLPVMVCYDGFRLSHTVMPVNVPSQELVDQYLPPKKPPYSLDPENPININPVVMGELIPGVDGKLWPDYMSIRRRMQKAHEGALEIILQAGKYFGELFGRTYDTPFTKYKTEDASAVFLTMGSLTSEAMEAVDALRKEGIRIGVIGLRVFRPFPAKELAEVLSGLEKVIVVEKAISYGYETPLATETKAAIYSFGTSPYSLIWSWVVGLGGKDVKPRDLVGICNAVFHNAPRERPLWWHEEEYTYERAVC comes from the coding sequence ATGAAAGGTTATTTTTTAAGAGCGAGAGGGGAGAAAGTGGAACAATATCAGATTATTACGGGCAACCAAGCTGCAGCCCTTGGAGCAAAGCTTTGCCGAGTCCAGGTGGTGGCTGCTTATCCTATTACCCCACAGTCAAAGATACCGGAGGTACTGGCAGAATATGTTGAGCGGGGGGAGCTTAAAGCAGAGTTTGTAAGAGTTGAAAGCGAACACTCAGCTTTGACGGTTTGTATTTCGGCTTCCATTGTAGGAGCGAGGGCTTTCACGGCCACGGCAGCTAATGGACTTGCTTACATGCATGAACAACTTCACTGGGCAGCCGGCGCCAGGGTTCCCATTGTGATGCCGGTTACCAATCGAGGGCTTGGCGCTCCCTGGACAATCCTTAACGACATGCAAGATTCTTTGAGCCAGCGAGATACGGGCTGGATCCAGTTTTATTGCATAAACAATCAGGAAGTTCTGGATCATGTAATTATGGGCTACCGAGTCGCCGAAACAGTGCATCTTCCTGTTATGGTATGTTACGATGGATTTAGGCTTTCTCATACAGTAATGCCTGTAAATGTTCCGTCCCAAGAACTCGTAGATCAGTATTTACCACCCAAAAAACCCCCTTATTCACTCGATCCGGAAAACCCTATAAACATTAACCCAGTCGTTATGGGTGAGTTAATACCTGGTGTTGATGGTAAACTTTGGCCTGACTACATGAGCATCCGTCGTAGAATGCAGAAGGCTCATGAGGGCGCCCTTGAGATTATCCTTCAGGCTGGAAAATATTTTGGAGAACTTTTTGGCAGAACCTATGATACTCCTTTTACAAAATATAAAACCGAAGATGCTTCAGCAGTTTTTCTTACCATGGGTTCACTTACCAGTGAAGCAATGGAAGCTGTAGATGCATTACGTAAGGAAGGTATTAGGATTGGAGTTATTGGACTTAGAGTTTTTAGACCTTTTCCGGCTAAAGAACTTGCAGAAGTGCTTTCGGGCTTAGAAAAGGTGATTGTTGTGGAGAAGGCCATAAGTTACGGTTATGAGACTCCACTCGCTACCGAAACCAAAGCGGCTATCTACAGTTTTGGAACTTCGCCTTATTCACTAATATGGTCTTGGGTTGTTGGACTTGGAGGAAAGGATGTAAAACCCAGAGATCTTGTTGGCATTTGTAATGCCGTATTCCATAATGCCCCTCGAGAACGTCCTCTGTGGTGGCATGAAGAGGAGTATACCTATGAGCGTGCCGTTTGTTGA
- a CDS encoding inositol monophosphatase family protein, with protein MIGDLSVEKAKEFVVELLHEAGNIALEGYGKGRIEKKFDEEMVTFFEMKLENFVRAKIEKAFPGHFLFGDGVTSSGYRHDTGKYLWVFDALDGVANYQAGIPMWGMSFALLENFWPIVGAYFMPSTGDMWLAVGGGAMYFNGKEKKIVDTEPTNNESLLFTYSRFHDHFKTTFPGKIRNLGCTGAHICYVAQGRADGAVIHNVAFRDMVAPLLILESAGGSVEFFEGGKFYINEYSDGRRVRDFLLVAPKGFHDQLRGYLRRTDVIE; from the coding sequence GTGATAGGAGATCTTAGCGTTGAGAAAGCAAAAGAATTCGTTGTTGAGCTGCTCCATGAAGCTGGAAATATCGCTCTTGAAGGTTACGGCAAAGGACGAATAGAAAAAAAGTTCGATGAAGAAATGGTGACTTTCTTTGAAATGAAACTCGAAAACTTCGTCCGTGCCAAGATAGAAAAGGCTTTTCCTGGACATTTCCTTTTTGGTGATGGTGTAACTAGCAGTGGTTATCGTCATGATACAGGAAAATATCTGTGGGTTTTCGACGCACTGGATGGAGTAGCGAACTATCAGGCGGGTATCCCTATGTGGGGTATGTCCTTTGCTCTATTGGAAAATTTCTGGCCCATTGTGGGTGCCTATTTTATGCCATCTACCGGTGATATGTGGCTTGCTGTTGGTGGCGGTGCTATGTATTTTAATGGCAAAGAAAAAAAGATTGTGGACACAGAACCTACCAATAATGAAAGTCTTCTTTTTACTTACTCGCGTTTTCATGACCATTTCAAGACCACATTTCCTGGAAAAATCCGAAATCTTGGTTGCACTGGGGCTCATATTTGTTATGTGGCTCAGGGGAGAGCCGATGGAGCTGTAATCCATAATGTGGCTTTCAGAGATATGGTGGCTCCATTGCTTATCCTCGAATCAGCGGGCGGGTCTGTGGAATTTTTCGAAGGTGGAAAATTCTACATAAACGAATATTCAGATGGGCGACGCGTGCGGGATTTCTTGCTTGTAGCACCTAAGGGATTTCATGATCAATTGCGAGGGTACCTTAGAAGAACAGATGTCATTGAGTAG
- a CDS encoding EAL domain-containing protein has product MENRNCPKCGMLPELPEMPVTIYLFTEIDFLAQKLLDKLRKAKINLQVEETLFTVPNRNFTELVNLLTDLSEVEQEGIKVCYSSGELSISSLISCLKPLKYFVSTLTHSEYLSMLKDNRFKVYFHPIVNFKEREVFGFECLIRGVNENGEIVSPAFLFEAARQTDTLFYLDRTCRENAIKAARTKITKGFNIFVNFLPTVIYDPVFCLQTTVKLANQLNMDPQNLIFEIVETEKVKDIKHLKRILDFYMQHGFRVALDDIGTGYSSLDVFIKLYPNFIKIGRDLIEDLDRKSLKRDVVRAMVDVAEKNGIEVIAEGVERKEEAETLSEIGVNIMQGFLFAKPGPEPIYEINF; this is encoded by the coding sequence ATGGAGAACAGGAATTGTCCAAAGTGTGGGATGTTACCCGAGCTTCCAGAAATGCCCGTCACTATATATCTCTTCACAGAAATCGACTTTCTAGCTCAAAAGTTATTAGACAAACTAAGAAAAGCCAAAATAAACCTTCAGGTGGAAGAAACCCTTTTTACCGTTCCAAACCGGAACTTTACTGAATTAGTCAACCTACTAACAGATTTGTCAGAGGTTGAACAGGAAGGAATAAAAGTTTGTTATTCGAGCGGTGAACTATCTATTAGCTCCTTAATATCTTGTCTTAAGCCTTTGAAATACTTCGTTTCTACGCTTACCCATTCCGAATATTTATCCATGCTAAAAGACAACCGGTTTAAGGTTTACTTTCATCCTATTGTTAACTTCAAAGAAAGAGAAGTGTTCGGCTTTGAGTGCTTGATCAGAGGTGTTAATGAAAACGGTGAAATTGTAAGTCCTGCTTTTTTATTTGAGGCCGCCCGCCAAACAGACACTTTATTTTACCTGGATAGAACTTGCAGAGAAAACGCTATTAAAGCTGCCAGAACCAAAATAACGAAGGGATTCAATATCTTTGTAAATTTCCTACCTACAGTAATTTATGATCCTGTGTTTTGCCTACAAACTACAGTTAAATTGGCTAATCAGCTAAATATGGATCCTCAGAACCTAATCTTTGAGATAGTTGAAACGGAGAAGGTTAAAGACATAAAGCACTTAAAACGAATTTTAGACTTTTATATGCAACACGGCTTCAGAGTGGCTTTAGACGACATCGGGACAGGGTATAGTTCTCTTGATGTTTTCATAAAACTTTATCCTAATTTCATAAAAATAGGTAGAGATCTCATTGAGGACCTTGACAGGAAATCTCTCAAAAGAGATGTCGTCAGAGCTATGGTCGATGTGGCAGAGAAAAACGGAATCGAAGTAATAGCTGAAGGAGTGGAAAGAAAGGAAGAAGCGGAAACTCTAAGCGAGATCGGGGTCAACATCATGCAGGGGTTTCTATTTGCTAAGCCAGGACCTGAGCCTATTTACGAAATAAACTTTTAG